The following DNA comes from Terriglobia bacterium.
CGAGGCTGCGAAACTGAGCCAGGAACTTTCCTCGGCCTTCACGAACCATTTTCGAGAGCTCTGCCTGGTGATCGCAAAAGTAAAGAAACGGTGTTGTCGCGGCGAACTCCTGTCCCTGAAAAAGCATCGGCGTGCCGGGCGCCAGCACAAGCAGCGCCGTCATAGCCTTGTACCGGCCAGCGGTGGCGAGTATGTTCGGGCGCTCGCCGCGGGCGGTGTTCGCAACTTGATCGTGGTTTTGGATGAACCTGACAAACACCGCCGGATCGATGTCGAATGCATTGGTTCCCCGCCGCTGCCGCTGCCACTTGTACCATTGACCCTGGTAAAGGTAACCGAATTTGACTGACGAAATGAACTCTTGCGGCGTGCCTTGGTAATCGCTGTAATACGCCTCGTTCCGTCCGGTCAGAGCGACAAGGGCGCTGTGATGGAAGTCGTCATTCCATAGAGCGTCCAGGCCGTAGCCGCCTTGTTGCCTGGAACGCACCAGCTTAGTATCCTGCGGCTCGTTTTCGGCAATCAGGATGATACCCCGTTGCCCGGCCGCTTGCCGCGCGGCGTACACGATCTCCGACAAGATGTGATTCGACGAGCGGTCATGCATGTCTTGCGTAGCATCCAACCGGAGGCCATCGAAGTGGAACTCATCAATCCAATAGGCCGCGTTGGCGAGAAAGAACTCGCGGACAGGCGCGGAGTTTTGACCATCGAAGTTGATCGCCTCTCCCCAATCCGTCTTGTAGCGTGAAGTGAAGTAATCGGAGGAGAAAGATTTTAAAAAATTGCCGTCGGGACCAACGTGGTTATAAACGACGTCGAGAATTACGCCGAGTTTCTGAGCGTGCGCCTCGTCGACAAACTGCCGTAACTCGTCCGGCTGGCCATAAAGCCAAGTAGGCGCGAAAAAATTCACACCGTCATAACCCCAGCCAAATCGTCCCGGGAAATCGGCGATCGGCATGATCTCGAGAACGGTTATTCCAACGGACGCCAATTCTTTAAGCTGCTCCCGAGCTGCATTCCACGTCCC
Coding sequences within:
- the treZ gene encoding malto-oligosyltrehalose trehalohydrolase, which translates into the protein MDFRVWAPVAGDVRVSLEGGAGSPSDVELTKEGGGYFSGFHPSATAGTLYRFQLDDEQTRLPDPASRFQPDGPHGASAVVDPAAFSWTDSAWPGIKLEGQVLYEMHVGTFTKEGTWNAAREQLKELASVGITVLEIMPIADFPGRFGWGYDGVNFFAPTWLYGQPDELRQFVDEAHAQKLGVILDVVYNHVGPDGNFLKSFSSDYFTSRYKTDWGEAINFDGQNSAPVREFFLANAAYWIDEFHFDGLRLDATQDMHDRSSNHILSEIVYAARQAAGQRGIILIAENEPQDTKLVRSRQQGGYGLDALWNDDFHHSALVALTGRNEAYYSDYQGTPQEFISSVKFGYLYQGQWYKWQRQRRGTNAFDIDPAVFVRFIQNHDQVANTARGERPNILATAGRYKAMTALLVLAPGTPMLFQGQEFAATTPFLYFCDHQAELSKMVREGRGKFLAQFRSL